The proteins below come from a single Salinilacihabitans rarus genomic window:
- a CDS encoding HVO_0649 family zinc finger protein, producing the protein MALEKGRSPFERLRRKFEASERRCSACGHVDTEGGWRVTASGSRVRYQFVCPVCDAVETRDLRLG; encoded by the coding sequence ATGGCACTGGAGAAGGGGCGATCGCCGTTCGAACGGCTCCGTCGGAAGTTCGAGGCGTCGGAGCGGCGCTGTTCGGCGTGCGGGCACGTCGACACCGAGGGGGGCTGGCGGGTGACCGCCTCGGGGAGCCGCGTGCGCTACCAGTTCGTCTGCCCCGTCTGCGACGCCGTCGAGACGCGGGACCTCCGCCTCGGATGA
- a CDS encoding archaeosine biosynthesis radical SAM protein RaSEA, which translates to MSEPTPEVYEQGRGMDAHNRVMREIRSRKERSYDPHEPTRVWLDEDNTPDGVTESLTIILNTGGCRWARAGGCTMCGYVAESVEGGSVSHEALLDQIDVCLEHEAETADDPADLIKIYTSGSFLDDREVGPETREAIAETFADRERIVLESLPDFVDREKLAAFTDRGLQTDVAIGLETATDRVRRDCVNKYFDFADFEDACAEAVAADAGVKAYLLLKPPFLTESEAVDDMISSIERCAEVDGCHTVSMNPCNVQRYTMVDELHFRGGYRPPWLWSVAHVLAETADVDAIVVSDPVGHGSDRGPHNCTDCDDLVQKAIKDFDLRQDPSVFEQVSCECEATWEAVMDLERGYNGPLTR; encoded by the coding sequence ATGAGTGAACCTACGCCCGAGGTCTACGAACAGGGCAGGGGTATGGACGCCCACAACCGGGTGATGCGCGAGATCCGCTCGCGCAAGGAGCGCAGCTACGACCCCCACGAGCCCACCCGCGTCTGGCTGGACGAGGACAACACCCCCGACGGCGTCACCGAGAGCCTGACGATCATCCTCAACACCGGCGGCTGCCGGTGGGCCCGCGCCGGCGGCTGTACGATGTGCGGCTACGTCGCCGAGAGCGTCGAGGGCGGCAGCGTCAGCCACGAGGCGCTGCTGGACCAGATCGACGTCTGTCTCGAACACGAGGCCGAGACTGCGGACGACCCGGCCGACCTGATCAAGATCTACACCTCCGGCTCCTTCCTCGACGACCGCGAGGTCGGCCCCGAAACCCGCGAGGCCATCGCCGAGACGTTCGCCGACCGCGAGCGGATCGTCCTCGAGTCCCTGCCCGACTTCGTCGACCGCGAGAAACTCGCCGCGTTCACCGACCGCGGCCTCCAGACCGACGTCGCCATCGGCCTCGAAACCGCCACCGACCGCGTCCGGCGCGACTGCGTGAACAAGTACTTCGACTTCGCGGACTTCGAGGACGCCTGCGCCGAGGCCGTCGCCGCCGACGCGGGCGTGAAGGCCTACCTCCTGTTGAAACCGCCCTTCCTCACCGAGTCCGAGGCGGTCGACGACATGATCTCCTCGATCGAGCGCTGTGCCGAGGTCGACGGCTGTCACACCGTCTCGATGAACCCCTGTAACGTCCAGCGCTACACCATGGTCGACGAACTCCACTTCCGCGGCGGCTACCGCCCGCCGTGGCTCTGGTCGGTCGCGCACGTCCTCGCGGAGACGGCCGACGTCGACGCCATCGTCGTCTCCGACCCGGTCGGCCACGGCTCCGATCGCGGCCCGCACAACTGCACGGACTGTGACGACCTCGTCCAGAAGGCGATCAAGGACTTCGACCTCCGGCAGGACCCCTCGGTCTTCGAGCAGGTCTCCTGTGAGTGCGAGGCGACCTGGGAGGCCGTGATGGACCTCGAACGCGGCTACAACGGGCCGCTGACGCGGTAA
- the purQ gene encoding phosphoribosylformylglycinamidine synthase I, whose amino-acid sequence MTVAIVRFGGSNCDRDAERALAHLGIDAEIVWHEDGLPADATGIVLPGGFSYGDYLRAGAMAARSPVVAEVREAASEGVPVLGVCNGAQIGCESGLTEGAFTTNESARFQCEHVHLRVERADTPWTAAYEEGEVIEIPIAHGEGRYEVADDRLAELEADDRVLFRYCDADGEVTPAANPNGSKHDVAGVLGERDTVAVMMPHPERATLPDVGGTDGQGVLRGFERA is encoded by the coding sequence GTGACGGTCGCGATCGTCCGCTTTGGCGGTTCGAACTGCGACCGCGACGCCGAGCGCGCGCTCGCCCACCTCGGCATCGACGCCGAGATCGTCTGGCACGAGGACGGCCTCCCCGCCGACGCGACGGGGATCGTCCTCCCCGGCGGCTTCTCCTACGGCGACTACCTGCGCGCCGGCGCGATGGCCGCCCGCTCGCCGGTCGTGGCCGAGGTCCGCGAGGCCGCGAGCGAGGGCGTCCCCGTGCTGGGAGTCTGCAACGGCGCCCAGATCGGCTGCGAGTCGGGGCTCACCGAGGGGGCGTTCACCACGAACGAGAGCGCCCGCTTCCAGTGCGAGCACGTCCACCTGCGCGTCGAGCGGGCGGACACCCCGTGGACCGCGGCCTACGAGGAAGGCGAGGTGATCGAGATTCCCATCGCCCACGGCGAGGGCCGCTACGAGGTCGCCGACGACCGCCTCGCGGAACTCGAAGCCGACGACCGCGTGCTCTTCCGGTACTGCGACGCCGACGGCGAGGTGACGCCGGCGGCGAACCCCAACGGCTCGAAGCACGACGTCGCGGGCGTCCTCGGCGAGCGCGACACCGTCGCGGTGATGATGCCCCACCCCGAGCGGGCGACGCTGCCCGACGTCGGCGGCACCGACGGGCAGGGGGTCCTCCGCGGGTTCGAGCGGGCCTAA
- the purS gene encoding phosphoribosylformylglycinamidine synthase subunit PurS, with amino-acid sequence MTAYTATVTVRLKRGVLDPEAETTRRALERLGFEVEALRSADRFEIDLDAEGSEEAAERASEMAERLLANPTIHDYDVEVEER; translated from the coding sequence ATGACCGCCTACACCGCGACGGTGACCGTCCGACTCAAACGGGGGGTGCTCGACCCCGAGGCCGAGACGACGCGGCGTGCCCTCGAACGCCTCGGCTTCGAGGTCGAGGCGCTGCGCTCGGCCGACCGCTTCGAGATCGACCTCGACGCCGAGGGGAGCGAGGAGGCCGCCGAGCGCGCGAGCGAGATGGCCGAACGGCTGCTCGCGAACCCGACCATCCACGACTACGACGTGGAGGTCGAGGAGCGGTAG
- a CDS encoding guanosine monophosphate reductase, with translation MDSIRTGLSYGDVLLVPQRSPVDSRGNVDLSTKLTPTVELETPLLSAAMDTVTEADLAVALGEAGGFGTIHRFLTVEEQRAEVREAADAGVPVGAAVGINEDYVGRTEAALEAGATAVVVDVAHGHLERTLEAVSRLREEFPDAELVAGNVATPEGVRDLYEAGADCVKVGIGPGSHCTTRKVAGAGVPQLTAVDDCAEVAHDLGITAIADGGIRTSGDAAKALMAGADTVMMGSLFAGTEEAPSEVLEIDGIRYKRSRGMATTAAAEERPDKEENVRADEGVEGLTPYKGPVADVAEEFCAGIASGLSYCGGHTIERARENAEFIRAAPSAKEREGAHTDQEWETITVDSIERARVDD, from the coding sequence ATGGACTCCATTCGCACGGGCCTGAGTTACGGTGACGTGCTGCTCGTCCCGCAGCGGTCGCCGGTCGACAGCCGGGGCAACGTCGACCTCTCGACGAAGCTGACGCCGACCGTCGAGCTGGAGACGCCGCTGCTGTCGGCGGCGATGGACACGGTGACGGAGGCCGACCTCGCCGTCGCGCTCGGCGAGGCCGGCGGCTTCGGGACGATCCACCGCTTTCTCACCGTCGAAGAACAGCGCGCGGAGGTACGCGAGGCGGCCGACGCGGGCGTGCCGGTCGGCGCCGCCGTCGGGATCAACGAGGACTACGTCGGCCGGACCGAGGCCGCCCTCGAAGCGGGGGCGACGGCCGTCGTCGTCGACGTCGCCCACGGCCACCTCGAACGGACGCTCGAAGCCGTCTCGCGGCTCCGCGAGGAGTTCCCCGACGCCGAACTCGTCGCGGGCAACGTCGCCACGCCGGAGGGCGTGCGCGACCTCTACGAGGCCGGCGCGGACTGCGTGAAAGTCGGCATCGGCCCGGGATCGCACTGCACGACCCGGAAGGTCGCCGGCGCGGGCGTCCCCCAGTTGACGGCCGTCGACGACTGCGCCGAGGTGGCCCACGACCTCGGGATCACCGCCATCGCCGACGGCGGCATCCGGACCTCCGGCGACGCGGCGAAGGCGCTGATGGCCGGCGCGGACACGGTGATGATGGGCAGCCTCTTCGCGGGGACCGAGGAGGCGCCGAGCGAGGTACTCGAGATCGACGGCATCCGCTACAAGCGCTCGCGGGGGATGGCGACGACGGCCGCGGCGGAGGAGCGCCCGGACAAGGAGGAGAACGTCCGCGCCGACGAGGGCGTCGAGGGGTTGACGCCGTACAAGGGCCCCGTCGCCGACGTCGCCGAGGAGTTCTGTGCCGGCATCGCCTCCGGGCTCTCCTACTGCGGCGGCCACACGATCGAACGCGCCCGAGAGAACGCCGAGTTCATCCGGGCCGCCCCGAGCGCCAAGGAGCGCGAGGGCGCCCACACCGACCAGGAGTGGGAGACGATCACCGTCGACAGCATCGAGCGGGCTCGCGTGGACGACTGA
- a CDS encoding formyltetrahydrofolate deformylase yields the protein MTTDLTEITVVGGDDTGLVARVTTLLFERGINIEDVDQAVRDGVFRMYLAVDTSEMVCTREKLRADLHDLGDELGLDVQVRFPADRETQQIAVLVTKESHCLEALFEAWANDDLGADIGVVIGNHDDLRPLAEHYGVPFHDVGTENGRQNEERLLDLLAEYDADLIVLARYMRILSPNVVFRYEDRIINVHPSLLPAFPGAEAYRQALEEGVRVAGVTAHYVTTDLDQGPIITQRAFDVPDDADLAEMKARGQPLEAEALLEAVRLHLNGDVSVHRGRTTVRENGTGYQLGLPAEVDALTPDRPVDGIGSAVAEDD from the coding sequence ATGACGACCGATCTGACCGAGATCACGGTCGTCGGAGGAGACGACACCGGGCTCGTCGCCCGGGTGACCACGCTCCTGTTCGAGCGCGGAATCAACATCGAGGACGTAGATCAGGCGGTCCGCGACGGCGTCTTCCGGATGTACCTCGCCGTCGACACCTCGGAGATGGTCTGTACGCGGGAGAAACTCCGCGCGGACCTCCACGACCTCGGGGACGAACTCGGCCTCGACGTACAGGTGCGGTTCCCCGCCGACCGCGAGACCCAGCAGATCGCCGTCCTCGTCACGAAGGAGAGCCACTGCCTCGAAGCGCTGTTCGAGGCGTGGGCCAACGACGACCTCGGCGCGGACATCGGGGTCGTCATCGGCAACCACGACGACCTGCGGCCGCTGGCCGAACACTACGGCGTCCCGTTCCACGACGTCGGCACCGAGAACGGCCGGCAAAACGAGGAGCGACTGCTCGACCTGCTCGCGGAGTACGACGCCGACCTGATCGTCCTCGCGCGGTACATGCGCATCCTCAGCCCGAACGTCGTGTTCCGCTACGAGGACCGCATCATCAACGTCCACCCCTCGCTGCTGCCGGCGTTCCCCGGCGCGGAAGCCTACCGGCAGGCCCTCGAAGAGGGGGTACGGGTCGCCGGCGTCACCGCCCACTACGTCACGACGGACCTCGACCAGGGGCCGATCATCACCCAGCGGGCGTTCGACGTCCCCGACGACGCCGACCTCGCGGAGATGAAAGCCCGCGGCCAGCCCCTGGAGGCCGAGGCGCTGCTCGAAGCGGTCCGCCTGCACTTAAACGGCGACGTCTCGGTCCACCGCGGCCGGACGACGGTCCGCGAGAACGGCACCGGCTACCAGCTCGGCCTCCCGGCGGAGGTCGACGCGCTCACGCCGGACCGGCCGGTCGACGGGATCGGGTCGGCGGTCGCCGAGGACGACTAG
- a CDS encoding DUF7576 family protein, translating into MVDSNADDPSPRCATCGDRIAADGRRRVETTVEDGEVVYRQFCDETCLAAWERV; encoded by the coding sequence ATGGTCGACTCGAACGCGGACGACCCCTCGCCGCGGTGTGCGACCTGCGGCGACCGGATCGCGGCCGACGGGCGCCGACGGGTCGAAACCACCGTAGAGGATGGCGAGGTCGTCTACCGGCAGTTCTGCGACGAGACGTGTCTGGCGGCGTGGGAGAGGGTCTAG
- a CDS encoding DUF2267 domain-containing protein, translated as MQETEFYALVRRHGHVDGDDRAQAASEAVLGTLGETVSGGQAEDVAARLPDDLAGTIEHADHDAAGYDRAAFVDRVAERLRGTDLEPDDAERYADAVTDALTATLTEGELRNLKAQLTDDVRPFFENVDVGRDGD; from the coding sequence ATGCAGGAGACTGAGTTCTACGCGCTCGTTCGCCGGCACGGCCACGTCGACGGGGACGACCGGGCGCAGGCGGCGAGCGAGGCCGTCCTCGGGACGCTCGGCGAGACGGTCAGCGGCGGGCAGGCCGAGGACGTGGCCGCCCGGCTCCCCGACGACCTCGCGGGCACCATCGAGCACGCCGACCACGACGCCGCCGGCTACGACCGCGCGGCGTTCGTCGACCGCGTCGCCGAGCGCCTCCGCGGGACGGACCTCGAACCGGACGACGCCGAGCGGTACGCCGACGCCGTCACGGACGCGCTGACGGCGACGCTCACCGAGGGCGAACTCCGGAACCTGAAGGCGCAACTGACCGACGACGTCCGGCCGTTCTTCGAGAACGTCGACGTCGGCCGGGACGGCGACTGA